A segment of the Ipomoea triloba cultivar NCNSP0323 chromosome 1, ASM357664v1 genome:
GTATCAACAAATTACACtagatatatatgatttgacAACCTATAGaggttagaaaaaaaaaattatatggttagaaaataattaggaaaaaaatgggTGTCCAATAATAACTTAATTAAAGAATGAaatgatataaaaataattaaagaattattcAATTGAAGTTGACGCAACTAACTTTCAAAAAAGTTTGTCAACACCCCTCCTCCAAAGGGAAATGAGTTTGTACTTATATTCCTTTAAAACATGAAAAAGTAAACATAAGAAAATCAATGTAGGATCGATCAAAGAGACCTACTTTGGTCCCCACGAGTGTGTAATTATTGAGTAAAATGCAATCgcactttaatttcattttatctaaAAAGGGAGTCAATTAGAATTCATAAAGGTGGAGTGACGAAACGGCATAGGTGTAGATAAGATGGTAAATGTGAATCTCTTCTTTCTTAGTAATATGTTTCGGGTTAGTCCTAAGATTGCAGTTACCTTAAAATCTAATTCTATTCGGTACGAACAGATTAGTTTTTCAATCCTATCTAATACAAATAGGATTAATCTTGCTGGTGTGCTAGTTGACTGGGTGAGGAAACTTATGGttagataaaaataattaaaaataataataaaaaagatgaCTGACCAAAAAGTGTTATGACTTGctaccaaattttttttttttttttaaaagaaagtaAGTAAAAAAAGCCAGAGATTAAAGAAGGGAAAGGCTTCAATTATTaggaatattatttatttatttaaccttatgaaaaaaaaaaacagtgtaatattttaatgagtaactaaaagaattaatatttaaataaaaaatatatacacacactcatAATTAACAAAAGTGAAGAGCATATTCCTATGTGTGTGTCTCTTCTGCCACAGAGctataaagttataaaaacaTAGTCCCTACTTTGGTTGTCTAAGCACTAAAtgtttctaattattatatatgtgctaataatataaaatcgagtttattctacttttaattttaattagaaaagtatttttactttaataatgctcgattttaatttgttttgataGTGTAAATTAGATTAGAAATAACGTCTAGAGTTACAATACTAAATAAGAgactaaaatatgaaattttgttTATGGTGTGTGTGATGAAGTTTTGTTACATTtataactaaaaaattaaaaataaattattctccAAAAGTTaatgattaaaattgaaataaattaacacatataattaaagataaacATGTCATTAAACATTATTATCCTCGAAAAGGCAGATTTACCATCATTGATGGCTTTAAGGGTCCGTCACAATCGTTTAATAAAACAATTTCTATCTATTATGTATTCATGTTCAGTCAAATGAATATCTGTACAGGTCAAAACCCTAGTACCATTTGCACTATATAtccatataatatatgttttctttttcttctttttggtaAAGATAAGTTTACTATTCAATATTCAATAAGCAAAACTAATTATTGTCGTACTGTGATTAGGCCTAATCATGTCATCATCAGAGGTTTAATCATGAGGTTCCATTGTATACCTATTAAGATATAAATTGATTTTAGTCACAGTTAATTCCTTTCATACGAGAAAATCGATAACTACTACATACTTAAAAGTATGCTCAGGTTTGATACTCAAAGGCACGCTCTAGGTGAAATCCACCCTATACCATAACCAGCAATTTAGCACCCTAACCAGCAATTTAGCAAGACCACAAGGAGCTTTGggtaaaacactaaaattcacCTGTGATCCTAACCAGCAAAGGATCACAAAAGGTTAATCATTCTAGATTGTTTATAACTGATTGATTCAAACCAAAAAGGTTAATAGACAGCTCACATATGGAAGTCAGTCTCAATTAATACCTATTGAGATATACAGGTTGTAAGTCCCTTTCAATAAATTCCGTGAGGTAAATTTTATAGTCGTGCAAATGACGCAAGGTGAATTTTATAATCACATAAATGGTGGTGTAACTATGAGGAATCAAACCaaacaagttatatatatatatatataaaagaggaAGACAAGCTTTCATGAAAGGATTGTATAATGCAGCTTAAAGTAACACAAATTTGGCAAAGCCCCTTAAAAAGGAGGTCTAAAGTTGCAGGTTTTAAAAAGGAGTCAGAGAAGAAGACAAAGGATTTGAAGTCTGGAAGAATACATGTTTACATAATATGCTTAAGTGAATGGAAATCCAACACTAGCTAGGACCATAGATGTTCTCTGTTCTTCTCAATTCTCATCATCTTTGCTTTCCAAATCCACTCATCACAACAGTAATCTAATCTTCATTGCCATTCTTTTACCTGCAGCTTATATCTTGAAGATACGATTCATTCAACTTGAATATATGCACGCTCGCATCTTATCATCACACTCAGATCACCCTTTCTGCCTTCCATTCACTTCCAGCCATCTGATATGGCTTTTACCATCACATGAGTGTAAGAAAGGTTTCTTTTCATTAGCAGGACAAACCTTAGCTTGTTTGACTCAGTGTCTTGTCCCTGCACCTGAGAAACATGTTCACAAGTTTAGTGgaaatcaaagtaaacaacTTTTCTTATTCATATTCATAAGAAGAACTTTCACTTGTTGTCAATCCCAAAAAGTCGTTAGTTTCACTTTCGGGTGATTAACACAGTTTAATTTTGACTGATGTTTTAGTGGGGAGGAAGGGGTACTATTTAATTGGTGGCATATAAAGATGGGGATGGGAATTaaataaacaaggaattaaTCAGTcagaaatgatttgagaaaacGATTTTTTCCATATGGGAAAGGTGAAGAATGTGGCAAGTAAAAGATGGACAGCCCTACAATAATGGCCTCTTAAAAGCCTGAATTCTTGGGGAGTTTGCCTTCCATCTCCTGTGGCAACTAGACATAAGTTCCATGGATTCCTACAATATTTTACAGTTCATTAGCTAGTAGTTCGGTAATTGAAACAGATTCAATTAATTGGTTACAATGAACTgtaaagtaaaaatataatatatatacgcACATACACACATAAACATACAGCATAATGAAACTTACTTTGGTGGTCTGTAACACATTTCCTGCCCCATGTTGACATGTTGTGCATTCCACTGCAATCTATACCGAACTTGGAAAACCATAATTCATATGCTCATTCACGGATATCTTCACATGGGAATGGATTCCAAAACCTAACAATGGAGTTGGGGCTGTGTGGTGCCACAACAATTACAAATGGGGCCAACTGTCCATACTCCTGTTTCAGAAATATTTTCTGCAAAAGGGGCTGTTTTGATCAAAGCTTCACATGTTGCATAAAGCTATCTTTAGATGTCGGAATTCTTTAAAACTTTTTCCACTAAATTTCATCACCAGAAACATGTTCAAATTTTCTATAACATTCAGGGGAAGAAACCCAAGGCACCAGTATATACCCAATATTAACAAAGAGGGGATGATGGTGAAGACCCCTAACCCTGTACTCCACATGTACATGATTAATAATAGAAAGTTTAAGTGTTATTGCAATCACAAAGACTTTGATCAAGGAAACTTCACAAATGCATTTTCAGAAAGTAGCTATATATTGATTTCCTCATAACTCAAAATCTGTACGTTACTCTTGTTCTGCTTACGTGTACATTCTAAACCAGGGCTTTACTCTTGTCGTGCTTACGTGTACATTTCAAATCAGGGTCTATTCTAGATTTTCAAGTTCTCTCTCAATCCATGCCTCGCTGTCTATCTCATTGTCCATCCCTACTTTCTTGTGTGTAGTTTTGTCCAATTTTCTCCTCTTTAGTGTCTCTTTGATACGATGAACGTCTATCTTCCTCTTGGGGTCTTCAGCACAAACGATGTTGCAAGGTTTTTCAAGTTCTCTCTCAATCCACGCCTCACTGTCTATCTCATCGTCCATCTCTACTTTCTTGTGCATAGTTTTGTCCAATTTTCTCCTCTTAAGTGTCTCTTTGATACGATGAACATCTATCTTCCTCTTGGGCTCTTCAGCGGAAACAGTGTTGCAAGGTTCTTGTTTGGCCTGTCCCATTCTAGGCTCACTGCTACCATCCTCAACTACACTATTTGCACTACCGCAATCACTAGTATCCAAATGCTCCTTCTCGTTGATAGACTCAACAGCAGCGTTTGACGGTACACTGCTGTTTCTCGAGATCACACTTTTAGGAAGCACTCCAGTCTGTGCCATTGATGTGCAGCTAGAATCCTGAGCAATAACTGAACTACTTGAAATGCATGGCTTTTTGCTATGAGACACGGCTTTTCCAACTGCAGCTTCTGATTGAGTAGATCCACCATTCTGATTATTCTCTTTGGCTGAACCAATAGTGATGCTTGATTGTGCAGTGCTGTTTTTGGAAATCACGCTTTTTGGAAGTTGGCCAGTCTCCGCCATTGCTGAACTGCTGCAACCCTGAGCAGCAACTGAACCACTCGAAATGCATGACTCCATGGTTCTAGATACGTCTCTCCCAATAGCACGTCTCAATTCAGTAGGTCTACCAGATGGTAATGGTACTGCTTGTTTCTGATATTTCTGTTTGACAGAATCGCCAACAGTGCTTGAATGTCCGTTGCCATTTTCggaaattgcattttttagGAGCCCACCTGTATCCACCATTGCTGTACTACTGGCAGCTGGAGCAATAACTGAACCACTTGAAATACACGACTCTGTGTTACTAGACACACCTTTTCCAATTGCAGGTCTAGATTCAGAAGATCTACCGCATTTTGGTGGTACTGCTTGACTGTGATTATTCTCCAGAAAATGGAGCATTTGCTGAACAACATCTGGAAAATGTGAATAGGGGTGAGCACAGAGGCAATTCAACCAATTTATGTGAATAGTAGTCCAAGAAAGAGTGAATAAAAAGTTCAAGTGAGCAAAATAACAATTGACTTCCTGAGATGTAGCATTGTAAACTACTGCAGGATAGCAAGTTAAATGAGCCTATGGATCTCCAATTTGCCAAAGTATCAATGAATAATGACTAAAGATTTTAGATGCATGGTACTACTGATGCCGGATTTTTGAAGAAACATCACTACACTATATGAAAAAAGACATTAAGGAAGACGTAGCTATTCAAATGACCATCAAAGCATTAGCAGAGAAGAACATATTAGAAACTGCAATAGGCAAACGACaccataacaaattaaatttgaccaAGTAAAACTAGGGAAAACAAATAAACACAATTGATTTGGAAAAAAGATTACAACTACTCTTATAAACCATATGCAAATTGAAAACATGGTAAGACCTCAGATCCCAAATTTAAACATTTACCAAGTTAATGCATGCACCCCTCCTAAAATTTGCACAAAATCAAGAGTCATTGGTTTTTTAACTCAAAGCATTACACCCAGATACTAGTTTGCAACACTTGATGCAACCTCCCAAacattgaaacttgaaagtgtAGATTCCTATGATACAACAGTATGGAAGTGCAAAGACTAATAGGAGGATGTCTATTGGACAAACCTTCTAATTGCTTTGGTGAGACATCAAATTGCATCCACCAGGTTTTCCCCTTTTCTGTTGGAAGCTtcacctttaaaaattttgcagCAAGGAACAAAGAACCAGCAGCAATGTAGTGGGGCTTGTACTGTAAGCACAGTGTTGATCGAAGCCTACAGAATCAACCCACCCaaaaaagaaagatgaaaaaaaaaaaaaaaaggccattAGTAAATATGGACTAAATTTCGCAAATATGGACTAAATTTCGCAATCAAAGGACAATATTGATACTATATAAAAGTACAACCATGCTCAAAACAGAAGGAAAACGTACTAACCAATCATTCACAAAATTCCATGCAACTTTAGCAAGCTCCTTATGAGAGATTTCCAGCCTCTTTATAGCCGCAACAAGTGGCTTGTAAGGATGTTCGATATTGAGCTCATAAGCAACAGTCGACAATAGAAGTCGCTCACCAACTAAAATTAATTCTTTCTGCTTGTCATAAACTTCCTATAAAGAAGCATCACTTTCAGGTTAAGAGGCTCCAAGCTCCAACTAAATTAAAGCTATAACAGCAGTTATGGCTGCCATATATGATATACCCATACCTTATCTCTGATTCTTTGTGGGGCAGAAGGATCCCAtttgtatattaatttgtaTGAAACAACAACAAGATCTGCAAGCCAGCGTGGAGTTTCTTCTGCTTTGCAGGCAAGGAACATGGACACAGTAGCAATAATCTGCACATAGTTTACCACTACACTGAGAAGTGCATCACAAATATCATAGAGAATAGAGATAGTGGCATGTCACTATGAGATATACAGATAGCCTCTTAacataattgattttaaaacatattaATTAGCTTCACTGAACCCATATAGATATTAAAACCTAATCACAGAATTTCTGAGATAATAAGACTTTGATAACTACATAAGCATCTCATTTGTAAGACAGCCCATGCCCCTTTGGAAGCAAATTCTTTGGcagataaaaatttaaaatcctGAATCAACCACAGCTAAGAAAATTGACATTCAAAGTTCTACACAGACTGCTGTATATAAATTTAGCACACTAAGCTGACACTACCTGCCAGTGATTCTTTGTATGAGACTGGCGCATATAAAACTGATGACACAATAGCATTGCAGTTGCAATTGTCACTTGAGGCCTGAAAAATGATATAGTATCATTAATTCCAGGTGCAAGGATGAGTACTCATGAGTGAGATCTTAAAAGAACAAACTGGATATAATTAGAGACAATTAAAGGGCTAAGCTCAACATGTACCCAAATATTCAGCTACCTTAAGAAACTTCCCTCTTGGTTTCTCTTCCTTTTTTCTTAGAGATTTATATATACTCCATATGGTGTTGTagtacttttacatttcaaattCATGAAAATTCAGATGTAGTTTTGTTTTTCTGTAACAATAGAAAATAATATCATTAAGGTCAAAACTTAATATTACACTGATTTAATTATAGAAGATAATTTATAGCATGAGAAGTATGTGCCCAACATGTGCAGATTAATCCCTAATTTATAGGATACTTGGCTGGAACAAGAGGGAACAAGGGAATAAGAGAAAAAGGCGTAAGACACTCACCCATTCTAGACAAGTACATTACAGAGTAAGAGGGTAAAAGTCCATATGACAAAAGAGTCAAACTACTCTTAGCACCTGAAGATTTTGTGTTTTTTCAACTggttaaagaaagaaaagagaactTACACTTTAAGCTCTATCCCAAGCTCTTGCAAGAATGAGCAGTACAGTTTCCGTAAACCTGATTCTTTCTCATAGTCAATGCCATCCTTCCTTGAAGGAGAATGCTTTTCAATTTCTTCTCTAGAGAAATACCATCTCCTCAAACTTTGAGGGTCTTCTTGCAGGTACTTACTCGATGCAATACTTTGAGCTTTATGATGAGAAGGATACCCAGGCAGTTGTCCTGCCATCACGTCCCTCGGTTCTCAGCTGCAAATAAATTTCCGATGTTTTGACAAGCCCTCTGATAGCAAACACAGATGAATATTCTGCAAGATAAAGAAACCATTTTTAGCCACATTGTGAAGAAACCATACAAACAATTCGCTTTCAGATATTGAATACCCTTCTCTGAATGCACCCTTCCTGTTAACAGATTTTTAATTACTCTCGGCTTGTTATATTTCATTCCCTAACAAAATCTTCCAAAAAAAAGGTCTGTATTCTATCATAAAAATCCCAATTCACCCagtaattcaaattaaaaacccGACAAGAAAGCCCCTTTCTTCAAGACCCTGCAACCGAGAAATCAGCAAAATTCCGGATCCAATCTCAAATTACGACCAAGAAACCATGAATATGCGTATCCCACATTGCTAATAGACAAGAATCTTCAATACACCACAATGATTATGAATCTTACAACCTTAATTATCCCAAAAGCGAAGATATTGAAGGTATAATAAAACATTGAAATATCACAATTGAAAATTTGCAGCGCGTGGGCATACCAATCGGCTAGCCAAAAACTGACCTGAATCTGCGAAAGATCTCCCTGCAAAAATTGTTGGAGCAACAGGAAACAGCGTGACGAAGCCCTTGTCGTTCTGGGTTTAACGTAAGATCAGAGGAATTATTAGGTTTTTAATTATACgagtataatatttaaaaaagaaaattcgtTGACGTTGACTCCAAGTTCTATAAGCATTGGGTCTCCTTCTACCCGTGTGAGTTCGGTTTCCTTGCCTTACACGGATCGGTGGGGCCAACCTCCAACTGCCTCGTCACCGACTTAACGCAAAAATTATATGGGccaattttttttggtgaaaggCCCAATTAAGCCCATACAAACTAGAGAAAGAATCATTAACGGATCAAATTACAATACAGATATTTTGTACATAATGAatgctataaaaaaaattatgtacagaTATTTTGTACATAATGTATCAATTATAGATATAAAATCGTAAAgttattttttaaccaagtagACACTGGTCCATGGTacatacattttcatttttagtataataaatattaatttttaatgtattacatGTTCTCTTTTTGAAAGTCCAATGTACtacatatacatttttattttgaaagttCAATATTAACATAAGTGGAAAATCCTACGGAAAAACCACGGACCAACACCAGCAAAATATTCCATTATAACAAATATTTGGTACAAAGTTTTAGGCTACCACACGAACCAAACATCCAAAAAAACCCAAGACTTTTATCATATTCGCTACAAGCCTAAAAAGGAATACCAACTCGTACTTAAAATATTCAACCACCGAACAAGGtgaaaataatacaaatattacgagaATACTCAAAAAAATGTCTAGAACAAACAAGCTGACCTTATTTGATGAAGATGCTATCCTCCTTTCTCTTTCTGCCGAACGAAATAATGAAAGATGAAAGAAAAAATGGTTTTGCCCTCACGTGCACTGCTTCTCCACTGCCgaacgtgtatatatatgggAGAAGGAAACATAAAAGGAAATTTGATTTCCTAATTCAATTTAGGAAGGTTTCACTTTTATGCTTTGGCCTCAACCACCTATAATccctaatattattattatttatataatataataataataattaggactaaacaaaaatatatagtgtatataaatcGGCTTggtttaaacatatattatttatcaCATATGAGGGAAGTCAAATTCAACAACACAAAATTTATTTGTCTTAATTTAGAGACTATATCTATTATTCAAAAATACGCTCAGGTTGAAATCTGTCTTGGACAAATAGAGTAATAGACAATACAATAGTTCATTGATATGATATTCTGAGCATCCTTaatgtttaaaagaaaaaaaaactcagaAGAACCTCTTTATATGGTCCAAACTTTGTGATGTGGCACGAAGTAATTGTACCATTTCTTGTTGGTCCTATAACTTCTCGGCACctcaaaaagtaaataatagaTCAAATTaactagaaaaaataaaaaaggaaacgggcttttttctttattttaattcacACCATGTTTTTCAGCTTTGCCCCTAGCTTCACACTGTTGTTTTCATACTGCCACTAGTAACAGTTGTCAAGTGAGCTGTTggtgaaagttttttttttttttttttttttttgaNNNNNNNNNNNNNNNNNNNNNNNNNNNNNNNNNNNNNNNNNNNNNNNNNNNNNNNNNNNNNNNNNNNNNNNNNNNNNNNNNNNNNNNNNNNNNNNNNNNNNNNNNNNNNNNNNNNNNNNNNNNNNNNNNNNNNNNNNNNNNNNNNNNNNNNNNNNNNNNNNNNNNNNNNNNNNNNNNNNNNNNNNNNNNNNNNNNNNNNNNNNNNNNNNNNNNNNNNNNNNNNNNNNNNNNNNNNNNNNNNNNNNNNNNNNNNNNNNNNNNNNNNNNNNNNNNNNNNNNNNNNNNNNNNNNNNNNNNNNNNNNNNNNNNNNNNNNNNNNNNNNNNNNNNNNNNNNNNNNNNNNNNNNNNNNNNNNNNNNNNNNNNNNNNNNNNNNNNNNNNNNNNNNNNNNNNNNNNNNNNNNNNNNNNNNNNNNNNNNNNNNNNNNNNNNNNNNNNNNNNNNNNNNNNNNNNNNNNNNNNNNNNNNNNNNNNNNNNNNNNNNNNNNNNNNNNNNNNNNNNNNNNNNNNNNNNNNNNNNNNNNNNNNNNNNNNNNNNNNNNNNNNNNNNNNNNNNNNNNNNNNNNNNNNNNNNNNNNNNNNNNNNNNNNNNNNNNNNNNNNNNNNNNNNNNNNNNNNNNNNNNNNNNNNNNNNNNNNNNNNNNNNNNNNNNNNNNNNNNNNNNNNNNNNNNNNNNNNNNNNNNNNNNNNNNNNNNNNNNNNNNNNNNNNNNNNNNNNNNNNNNNNNNNNNNNNNNNNNNNNNNNNNNNNNNNNNNNNNNNNNNNNNNNNNNNNNNNNNNNNNNNNNNNNNNNNNNNNNNNNNNNNNNNNNNNNNNNNNNNNNNNNNNNNNNNNNNNNNNNNNNNNNNNNNNNNNNNNNNNNNNNNNNNNNNNNNNNNNNNNNNNNNNNNNNNNNNNNNNNNNNNNNNNNNNNNNNNNNNNNNNNNNNNNNNNNNNNNNNNNNNNNNNNNNNNNNNNNNNNNNNNNNNNNNNNNNNNNNNNNNNNNNNNNNNNNNNNNNNNNNNNNNNNNNNNNNNNNNNNNNNNNNNNNNNNNNNNNNNNNNNNNNNNNNNNNNNNNNNNNNNNNNNNNNNNNNNNNNNNNNNNNNNNNNNNNNNNNNNNNNNNNNNNNNNNNNNNNNNNNNNNNNNNNNNNNNNNNNNNNNNNNNNNNNNNNNNNNNNNNNNNNNNNNNNNNNNNNNNNNNNNNNNNNNNNNNNNNNNNNNNNNNNNNNNNNNNNNNNNNNNNNNNNNNNNNNNNNNNNNNNNNNNNNNNNNNNNNNNNNNNNNNNNNNNNNNNNNNNNNNNttttttttttttttttttttttttgagaatgtgttttttttaattgccaTAAAAACTCATAATCATTATATAAGAGCATGTACTACATAAATTAAGTTTTTGTAATGTCTCACTGTTTCAAAGgcaaaacataatttttgtttcttaTAGACAAATAGTAATTTTCGTTCggtatattatcattttttgttattgATTGTAAGTGTTGTTGTGGTGtggtattattttttaaagtgacAAATACAATAGTATATTGTATTTGGTCATAGTGTTGAGATCAGACCTCCCCGAACTTAGGTCATATATAATCTAAAGTTTAAAAGTCTTTCCTTTAGGTATTTAATGTGGTTCATATAAAAGTTTGGAAGGGACACATGTTGAGCGTCCGAGATGCTAGCCACATGGCTTCCATGCATCGGCTATGACAAGGGCAATCCTAATGGTTCCACGTGCTTTGAGATTCCAAACATTCGCATAAAGCAGATGTGATCATACAATACGACTGGGTGGTGCTTCGACTTTGAGTTTGATGCTCAGGACAATCTTCTCGACCATAAGTGATCAGGAATTTTATCCTGAGTGCACAATCCGACTTCTACTAACCAGTGGGAGCCATATCCCGACTAGGTTTAGGTCGAGTAAAATGCAAGATGATCAAATATGCTCAAAAAATAGACATTTCATTCACTTGTACAGATATCGAGCAGATGTATAAATATACGAGTAAGGTATAATCTctatcaatttctttttttacctatgacatcatatttatatataaaattaattcgATCGAGTCTTGATGGTATCTTATTCGAATATAATGTActaattaacaaggatttttgtttaaaaaaaaaaacaaggattttttatttttttttgaaaacaataacaAGGATTTTTTTATAAGAAGTTGATCATTTCTAAATCATTAATACTTGATCATTTCTAAAAAGCAAACACTCTGATTAATGGTTTAAAACACTCTGATTCAGCGATGGCGACAAGACAGCGAGTTTACAGTTAATGAACATTGAATAATGTGACGGGGAAAGGGGTAAAAAAAACAaggagaaaaggaaaaacagtGTAGTGGGGGTGTAGGGGAGGAATAGAAATCTCAAATATCTTGTCGTGGGCACTTTGCAAGGATATCTATTGGAGCATATACCGTAAAAGTTCGGGTACATACGTACAGTGACCCGTTTACTGTGGAAGCCGGGGAAATGTTTAGGGCAAATGGGCAATTAATCTGTTTTAGATCCTTCTGATCTGACTCGTTAAGGGTGTTTTCTGGGCTAATTAACTCGGGTTATCTGAAAGGTTGAGGATTTTTGAGTGACTAACACTGGGGGATTCGAGTTTGCTGGGACGGGATGGGAATTTCTTGAGAATTGGAGTTTAATCTGGGAAAGGTTTGAGAGCTCGATGGAAAATTCGATCTTGAGATGGAACTGAGGAGACGACAGTGAAGGGTTTCGAGGAGAAATTGTTGTCGAAAAGTATGTTTCTTTTTCTCCCTTTCATgtttttctactctttttttctttggtaTCTGCAGAAATTCATGGATTCATGAAGATGCTAACTTTATGTATAATTTCCATTTGTTCGCTGTAAAGACTAAAGATTTGTATCTTTATGCCTCTCCTCTCCCTAAAAGATATTACTTTTTGCATGATTGTCTGTGGTGACTGTTAATGTTTTGGTTGTTTTTAGCTTTATTTTTTATGGTTCTGTTTGGTGTTATTTGAGGTTCCTCAGTACACTGGGGAAGTTTATGTATCCAAATCTTCTATCTGGATTTGTTTTTTGAGCAAAGAAGTAATGTTTGAGCTGGAGGTCTGATATGCAGTGAAGGATACTGGAAGTTCAATAAGGAggcttaacaattttagaagAACTTATATTGGCATTTTAGCTGTTTATCCCTAGTAGGTCCATTGCCCTTAACCAGCCTCCCTCTAACAAGCTGTTAAAT
Coding sequences within it:
- the LOC116027945 gene encoding cyclin-T1-2-like isoform X3 translates to MFLACKAEETPRWLADLVVVSYKLIYKWDPSAPQRIRDKEVYDKQKELILVGERLLLSTVAYELNIEHPYKPLVAAIKRLEISHKELAKVAWNFVNDWLRSTLCLQYKPHYIAAGSLFLAAKFLKVKLPTEKGKTWWMQFDVSPKQLEDVVQQMLHFLENNHSQAVPPKCGRSSESRPAIGKGVSSNTESCISSGSVIAPAASSTAMVDTGGLLKNAISENGNGHSSTVGDSVKQKYQKQAVPLPSGRPTELRRAIGRDVSRTMESCISSGSVAAQGCSSSAMAETGQLPKSVISKNSTAQSSITIGSAKENNQNGGSTQSEAAVGKAVSHSKKPCISSSSVIAQDSSCTSMAQTGVLPKSVISRNSSVPSNAAVESINEKEHLDTSDCGSANSVVEDGSSEPRMGQAKQEPCNTVSAEEPKRKIDVHRIKETLKRRKLDKTMHKKVEMDDEIDSEAWIERELEKPCNIVCAEDPKRKIDVHRIKETLKRRKLDKTTHKKVGMDNEIDSEAWIERELENLE
- the LOC116027945 gene encoding cyclin-T1-2-like isoform X2, which encodes MLLCHQFYMRQSHTKNHWQIIATVSMFLACKAEETPRWLADLVVVSYKLIYKWDPSAPQRIRDKEVYDKQKELILVGERLLLSTVAYELNIEHPYKPLVAAIKRLEISHKELAKVAWNFVNDWLRSTLCLQYKPHYIAAGSLFLAAKFLKVKLPTEKGKTWWMQFDVSPKQLEDVVQQMLHFLENNHSQAVPPKCGRSSESRPAIGKGVSSNTESCISSGSVIAPAASSTAMVDTGGLLKNAISENGNGHSSTVGDSVKQKYQKQAVPLPSGRPTELRRAIGRDVSRTMESCISSGSVAAQGCSSSAMAETGQLPKSVISKNSTAQSSITIGSAKENNQNGGSTQSEAAVGKAVSHSKKPCISSSSVIAQDSSCTSMAQTGVLPKSVISRNSSVPSNAAVESINEKEHLDTSDCGSANSVVEDGSSEPRMGQAKQEPCNTVSAEEPKRKIDVHRIKETLKRRKLDKTMHKKVEMDDEIDSEAWIERELEKPCNIVCAEDPKRKIDVHRIKETLKRRKLDKTTHKKVGMDNEIDSEAWIERELENLE
- the LOC116027945 gene encoding cyclin-T1-3-like isoform X1, which translates into the protein MAGQLPGYPSHHKAQSIASSKYLQEDPQSLRRWYFSREEIEKHSPSRKDGIDYEKESGLRKLYCSFLQELGIELKVPQVTIATAMLLCHQFYMRQSHTKNHWQIIATVSMFLACKAEETPRWLADLVVVSYKLIYKWDPSAPQRIRDKEVYDKQKELILVGERLLLSTVAYELNIEHPYKPLVAAIKRLEISHKELAKVAWNFVNDWLRSTLCLQYKPHYIAAGSLFLAAKFLKVKLPTEKGKTWWMQFDVSPKQLEDVVQQMLHFLENNHSQAVPPKCGRSSESRPAIGKGVSSNTESCISSGSVIAPAASSTAMVDTGGLLKNAISENGNGHSSTVGDSVKQKYQKQAVPLPSGRPTELRRAIGRDVSRTMESCISSGSVAAQGCSSSAMAETGQLPKSVISKNSTAQSSITIGSAKENNQNGGSTQSEAAVGKAVSHSKKPCISSSSVIAQDSSCTSMAQTGVLPKSVISRNSSVPSNAAVESINEKEHLDTSDCGSANSVVEDGSSEPRMGQAKQEPCNTVSAEEPKRKIDVHRIKETLKRRKLDKTMHKKVEMDDEIDSEAWIERELEKPCNIVCAEDPKRKIDVHRIKETLKRRKLDKTTHKKVGMDNEIDSEAWIERELENLE